The proteins below come from a single Oncorhynchus keta strain PuntledgeMale-10-30-2019 chromosome 32, Oket_V2, whole genome shotgun sequence genomic window:
- the micall2a gene encoding MICAL-like protein 2a has translation MAAIKALQQWCKLQCNGYRDVAIINMTTSFRDGLAFCALIHKYRPDLIDYDSLNKEDIFDNNNLAFRVAEDKLGIAALLDAEDMVALRIPDRLSVLTYVSQYYNYFHGRNPIGGVGAVKRPAEGSKEEPCGKKNFPVVAKNMVYKMAIENRPPPSSLMVKTSPKATRATVQKTDVLVESSNKTGALSSKCVVCKCHVHLVQRHFIDGKLYHRSCFKCSECSNVLLAGAYKPGKEPGCFICNDHQNTKNDYNKPPSGLVIQTGCPSANVESKSDTSRVQSVSRPTSVPLTPIKGVLKPVETTTPAPQPWTSSAQRTQAARQRFFQSSSSTPEVPSSSQKPSVLRSVPLSPEEEKNRARAVITKKLVEANCNNNNTRYFVIRPAERRFEDMVSSDDLPSWKQAECGPGTAGQQSHKAVNKARARPTTVSSTIKACGFILPRPALLWLTGSNCSHSPPPSSQVPRSAMAEMNPSAPLTSFPEFPLMTPSTVFSPPLFLNIRTSDSENQAIIVEQPKPEAILKSLATSIVVNIRSTSPPIPPPAFNPPPPGPVSHRAPSPKQPHCGSGDLGSKNGNYSTPLLSTPPLVPVWHRVPTPNKPHHSFAGSGSTDGNSPPISPKQLRQSSTGTKNGKYLSPTNTSQSEMRSPSSHHIPMDQIVKELRDIEDILGDLERKGVEMEKRLRSCEEEGKGDILMDPLMVDWFNLIQKKQTCIRRESELVYIAKTQDLEEQQPGVEGELRRLMEKPDHLKSTEELRRESSLMERLMEIVNGRNAIIEGLDEDRLREDEEDQQLNEMMQTLGLKKSKIKRKSFKMLFRRKSSKKVAVF, from the exons ATGGCTGCCATCAAGGCGCTTCAACAGTGGTGCAAACTTCAGTGCAATGGGTACCGAGATGTGGctatcatcaacatgacaactTCTTTTAGGGACGGGTTGGCGTTCTGTGCGCTTATCCATAAATACAGACCGGACCTAAT AGACTACGACTCCTTGAATAAAGAGGATATTTTTGACAACAACAACTTG gctttcCGGGTTGCAGAGGACAAGCTGGGGATCGCTGCTCTGCTGGATGCAGAGGACATGGTGGCCCTGAGGATCCCAGACCGACTGAGCGTCCTCACCTACGTCTCCCAGTACTACAACTACTTCCACGGACGCAACCCTA TTGGAGGGGTGGGTGCTGTGAAAAGACCAGCAGAGGGCTCCAAGGAGGAGCCATGTGGAAAGAAGAATTTCCCAGTGGTGGCCAAAAACATGGTGTATAAAATGGCCATAGAGAATCGTCCACCTCCTTCTTCTCTCATGGTGAAAACCTCCCCCAAAGCAACCAGAGCTACTGTTCAG aAGACTGATGTATTGGTGGAGAGCTCCAATAAGACGGGCGCTCTCAGCAGTAAATGTGTTGTGTGCAAATGCCACGTTCATCTGGTCCAACGGCACTTCATCGATGGGAAGCTTTATCACAGGAGCTGCTTCAA GTGCAGTGAATGCTCCAACGTCCTCCTGGCTGGGGCCTATAAACCAGGGAAGGAGCCAGGTTGCTTCATCTGTAATGACCACCAGAACACCAAGAATGACTACAACAAGCCTCCCTCTGGGCTTGTCATCCAGACCGGATGCCCAAGTGCCAACGTTGAATCCAAAAGTGACACCAGCAGAGTCCAGTCTGTGTCCCGCCCCACCTCTGTGCCTTTGACTCCCATCAAGGGTGTCTTGAAGCCCGTGGAGACCACCACCCCAGCTCCCCAACCCTGGACCAGCTCAGCCCAGAGAACCCAGGCAGCACGGCAGAGGTTCTTCCAGTCATCTTCCTCCACCCCAGAGGTCCCCTCCAGCAGCCAGAAGCCCTCCGTACTGCGAAGTGTGCCCCTGAGTCCTGAGGAAGAGAAGAACCGAGCCAGGGCCGTCATTACCAAGAAACTAGTTGAGGCGAACTGCAACAACAATAACACCAGATACTTTGTTATCCGACCAGCAGAAAGGAG GTTTGAAGATATGGTAAGCTCAGATGACCTCCCCAGCTGGAAGCAGGCTGAATGTGGGCCAGGCACAGCAGGACAACAAAGCCACAAAGCCGTCAACAAAGCCAGAGCCAGACCAACAACCGTATCCTCCACCATCAAAG CCTGCGGATTCATCCTGCCTCGCCCTGCTCTGTTATGGCTGACTGGCTCAAATTGCAGccactctcctcccccatcctcacAAGTCCCAAGGAGTGCTATGGCTGAAATGAACCCTAGTGCACCACTAACTAGTTTCCCAGAATTCCCCCTGATGACCCCCTCCACTGTTTTCTCACCTCCATTATTTCTAAATATAAG AACCTCTGACTCTGAAAACCAAGCGATCATTGTTGAGCAACCCAAACCTGAAGCCATCTTGAAGTCTCTTGCTACTAGTATCGTCGTCAACATCCGCTCTACCTCTCCTCCGATTCCCCCACCGGCCTTCAACCCTCCTCCACCTGGCCCGGTGTCTCACAGAGCTCCGTCTCCCAAGCAGCCCCATTGCGGCTCTGGAGACTTGG GTAGTAAAAATGGGAATTATTCTACTCCTCTGTTGTCCACTCCTCCCCTGGTTCCTGTCTGGCACAGGGTTCCCACTCCAAATAAGCCTCACCACAGCTTTGCAGGATCGG GCTCAACGGATGGCAATTCTCCCCCTATATCTCCTAAACAGCTTCGCCAGAGCTCCACAG GCACCAAAAATGGAAAATATTTGTCACCCACAAACACCTCCCAGTCTGAAATGAGGTCACCCTCT TCCCATCATATCCCCATGGACCAGATAGTGAAGGAGCTGCGTGATATTGAAGACATCCTGGGTGACTTGGAGAGGAagggagtggagatggagaagaggCTTCGCAGCTGTGAGGAAG AGGGCAAGGGGGACATTTTGATGGACCCTCTGATGGTTGACTGGTTCAACCTGATCCAAAAGAAGCAGACATGCATTAGGAGGGAGTCGGAGCTTGTGTACAT AGCTAAGACTCAAGACCTGGAGGAGCAGCAGCCTGGGGTGGAGGGTGAGCTGCGCAGACTGATGGAGAAACCAG ATCATCTGAAGTCGACAGAGGAGCTTCGGCGAGAGAGCAGTCTGATGGAGAGGCTGATGGAGATTGTGAACGGTAGAAACGCCATTATAGAAGGACTGGATGAAGACAGGCTCAG GGAAGATGAAGAGGATCAGCAGTTGAATGAAATGATGCAGACTCTTG GACTTAAAAAATCCAAAATCAAGAGGAAGTCCTTCAAAATGCTGTTCAGACGAAAAAGTAGTAAAAAGGTCGCCGTGTTTTGA